In Candidatus Cloacimonadota bacterium, the following are encoded in one genomic region:
- a CDS encoding T9SS type A sorting domain-containing protein produces MKKYLILFWIIALASSLLATQIYVVGEVFTATWCGFCPVARSALRQMYEQSDEFEFLIPLLWQQDGPYPSPNYSPRTGLYGVSGIPHGQWGGYLTYIGGGDATYPNYVQRYNQVVINQSPIELDLDFEVTDQNQLVITANAEMLAGITTTNNKILFIVSYNLDAEQPGDYFASVIRYNEQTFPLTSAGQTGVYNHTFNIDTWWDLAKAHAIVIIQTFDGNKVIHQAASVRLSELVAPANLVGYTGNSQATLSWDAPDTALDILGYNIYRDDAVINDQPHGETSYIDTGLENEVTYSYYITAVYDEAESGPSNIVAVTPFDGEPGLIQIGSGTAINGTTAAAPINIYYRSQRGQMVYTADEINLAGFQGEGELTHIGFYVHAAPIHALPSFHIRIKHTAAIDAGSHDNGPFEMTQVIASYAPTPGGWDIIELTEPFQWNGVDNILIDTAFDLVPNWNASGQQRVFNIPNGYRYSWSDTVSQVDVVTANVVGYKPQIRLQFIGEEPPPELPAPQNLVAEAGDGVVDLLWDVPEYSEEVLLLGYHVYRDGSQLAIGIIEQNEYADTDVENGITYSYYVTAVYVEGESEPSNSVEATPEEETDVSDDTLNPLVTMLRTNYPNPFNPETTIQFSLQEAGEVTIEIFNISGQKIRTLVNGNFESGYHNVIWNGRDDSGLNVGSGIYFYRMVSGKYVSSRKMILLK; encoded by the coding sequence ATGAAGAAGTATCTAATCCTATTTTGGATTATAGCTCTGGCTTCATCACTGTTAGCAACGCAGATATATGTAGTCGGAGAAGTATTCACGGCAACGTGGTGCGGATTCTGTCCTGTAGCGCGGTCGGCGTTGCGTCAGATGTACGAACAGAGTGATGAATTTGAGTTTTTAATTCCCCTATTATGGCAACAAGATGGTCCTTATCCTAGTCCTAATTATTCCCCAAGAACTGGATTATATGGAGTAAGCGGTATTCCTCATGGTCAGTGGGGAGGTTATTTAACTTATATTGGTGGTGGCGATGCTACTTATCCTAATTATGTTCAAAGATATAACCAAGTAGTAATCAATCAGAGTCCCATAGAGCTTGATCTCGACTTCGAAGTTACTGATCAAAATCAGTTGGTCATAACAGCTAATGCTGAGATGCTGGCTGGTATAACAACTACAAATAACAAGATTCTGTTTATTGTCTCTTATAATCTTGATGCCGAACAACCGGGAGATTATTTTGCTTCGGTTATCAGATATAATGAACAAACTTTCCCTCTAACCTCTGCTGGTCAAACAGGTGTGTATAACCATACCTTCAATATCGATACATGGTGGGATTTGGCAAAAGCACATGCAATTGTAATTATCCAAACATTTGATGGCAATAAGGTAATTCACCAAGCAGCAAGTGTTAGACTTTCTGAGCTAGTTGCACCGGCAAATCTGGTAGGGTATACCGGTAATAGTCAGGCAACACTATCATGGGATGCTCCCGATACTGCGTTGGATATTCTTGGTTATAATATTTATCGTGATGATGCTGTAATTAATGACCAACCACATGGAGAGACATCTTATATTGATACAGGTCTGGAGAACGAAGTAACTTATTCTTACTATATTACAGCAGTATATGATGAAGCAGAATCAGGACCTTCTAATATAGTAGCCGTTACCCCCTTTGATGGAGAACCGGGTCTGATTCAAATAGGTTCAGGCACAGCTATAAATGGTACTACAGCAGCTGCGCCGATCAATATCTATTACAGAAGCCAGAGAGGTCAGATGGTTTATACCGCTGACGAGATCAATTTAGCTGGATTTCAGGGTGAAGGTGAGTTGACTCACATCGGTTTTTATGTCCATGCAGCTCCGATTCATGCCCTACCATCTTTCCATATCAGGATCAAACACACTGCTGCTATTGACGCCGGTTCTCACGATAATGGACCGTTTGAAATGACTCAGGTGATAGCATCTTATGCTCCAACACCAGGTGGTTGGGATATAATCGAATTAACCGAACCTTTTCAATGGAACGGAGTAGATAATATCTTGATCGATACGGCATTTGATCTGGTTCCTAACTGGAATGCTTCCGGACAGCAAAGGGTCTTTAATATTCCGAATGGTTATAGATATTCCTGGAGTGATACTGTAAGCCAGGTAGATGTAGTAACTGCAAATGTAGTTGGTTATAAACCGCAGATCAGACTTCAGTTTATCGGTGAAGAACCGCCTCCTGAACTACCGGCTCCACAAAATCTGGTTGCCGAAGCAGGAGACGGTGTTGTTGATCTCTTATGGGATGTACCAGAGTATTCTGAAGAGGTACTGCTTTTAGGTTATCATGTTTACCGTGATGGTTCACAATTGGCTATCGGTATAATTGAACAGAACGAATATGCAGATACAGATGTTGAGAATGGAATAACCTACAGTTATTATGTGACTGCCGTATATGTTGAAGGAGAATCTGAACCATCCAACAGTGTAGAAGCAACACCGGAAGAGGAGACTGATGTTAGTGATGACACTCTGAACCCGTTAGTAACAATGCTTAGAACTAACTATCCTAATCCATTCAATCCGGAAACCACTATTCAATTCTCGCTGCAGGAAGCAGGTGAGGTGACTATCGAGATATTCAACATCTCAGGTCAAAAAATCAGAACTCTGGTCAATGGCAACTTTGAGAGTGGTTATCATAACGTTATTTGGAACGGTAGAGATGATTCAGGTCTGAATGTTGGCAGTGGTATATACTTCTATAGAATGGTTTCAGGCAAATATGTCTCCTCAAGGAAGATGATATTGCTAAAATAA
- a CDS encoding fibronectin type III domain-containing protein, with translation MKKYLILFWIMALAASLLATQIYVVGEVFTATWCVYCPAARSALRQMYEQSDEFEFLIPLLWQQDGPYPSPNYSPRTGLYGVSGIPHGQWGGYLTYLGGGAATYSNYVQRYNQVVINQSPIELDLDFEVTDQNQLVITANAEMLAGITTTNNKILFIVSYNLDAEQPGDYFASVIRYNEQTFPLTSVGQTGEYNHTFNIDTWWDLAKAHAIVIIQTFDGNKVIHQAASMRLYDAIPPKYLVGYPGNSQVTLSWNDPNSSWNVLGYNIYRNNVIINDQPYVETFYIDMGLVNNVTYTYYVTAVYDEAESGPSNTIIAAPFDGEPGLLQIGSGMSVNANNQAAPINIYYRSQRGQMVYTAEDINLAGFQGIGDLTSIGFYVHAAPIYALPSFNIRIKHTDAVNASSHDNGPFEMTQVIASYTPTPGGWDMIELNEPFRWNGVDNILIDTAFALVPNWNASGQQRVFNIPNGYRYSWSDTVSQVDVVTANVVGYKPQIRLQFIGLELPSPENLVAEAGDGIVNLSWDEPDFSGAVNLLGYHTYRDGTLMTIGIVEGNEFSDTDVVNGTIYTYYVTAVYLEGESDPSNIVEALPFIQEIAAPNLEIEIAEGYVFINWQAIAGANSYYVYSSNDPYADEWEEIAIVEEPGYSEIAAEEKKFYLVIATTTAIRFLRDSFPIDSPHRESR, from the coding sequence ATGAAGAAGTATCTGATCCTATTTTGGATTATGGCTCTGGCTGCATCTCTGTTAGCAACGCAGATATATGTAGTCGGAGAAGTATTCACGGCAACGTGGTGCGTATATTGTCCTGCAGCGCGGTCGGCGTTGCGTCAGATGTACGAACAGAGTGATGAATTTGAGTTTTTAATTCCCCTATTATGGCAACAAGATGGTCCTTATCCTAGTCCTAATTATTCCCCAAGAACTGGATTATATGGAGTAAGCGGTATTCCTCATGGTCAGTGGGGAGGTTATTTAACTTATCTTGGTGGTGGGGCCGCCACTTATTCCAATTATGTTCAAAGGTATAACCAAGTAGTAATCAATCAGAGTCCCATAGAGCTTGATCTCGACTTCGAAGTTACTGATCAAAATCAGTTGGTCATAACAGCTAATGCTGAGATGTTGGCTGGTATAACAACTACTAATAACAAGATTCTGTTTATTGTCTCTTATAATCTTGATGCCGAACAACCTGGAGATTATTTTGCTTCGGTTATCAGATATAATGAACAAACTTTTCCTTTAACCTCTGTCGGTCAGACAGGAGAGTATAACCATACTTTCAATATCGATACATGGTGGGATCTGGCAAAGGCACACGCAATAGTAATTATCCAGACTTTCGATGGAAACAAAGTCATTCATCAAGCAGCCAGCATGAGACTATATGATGCTATCCCCCCAAAATATCTGGTAGGATATCCCGGAAATAGTCAGGTGACATTATCATGGAATGATCCTAATTCATCATGGAATGTTCTTGGCTATAACATTTATCGTAATAATGTTATTATTAATGACCAACCGTATGTTGAGACCTTTTATATTGATATGGGGTTGGTAAATAATGTAACATATACATATTATGTTACAGCAGTATATGATGAAGCAGAATCAGGACCCTCTAATACTATTATAGCTGCTCCTTTTGATGGAGAACCGGGTTTATTGCAGATAGGTTCCGGTATGTCAGTCAATGCAAATAATCAAGCAGCACCGATCAATATCTATTACAGAAGTCAGCGTGGACAGATGGTTTATACTGCCGAAGATATCAATCTGGCTGGATTTCAAGGTATAGGGGACTTAACAAGTATTGGCTTTTATGTACATGCTGCTCCAATCTATGCTCTACCCTCTTTTAATATTAGAATTAAACATACTGATGCTGTGAATGCCAGTTCTCACGATAATGGACCGTTTGAAATGACTCAGGTCATAGCTTCTTATACTCCAACACCAGGTGGTTGGGATATGATTGAATTAAATGAACCATTTCGCTGGAACGGAGTAGATAATATCTTGATTGATACAGCATTTGCTCTTGTTCCTAACTGGAATGCTTCCGGACAGCAAAGGGTCTTTAACATTCCGAATGGTTATAGATATTCCTGGAGTGATACTGTAAGTCAGGTAGATGTAGTAACTGCAAATGTAGTTGGTTATAAACCGCAGATAAGGCTACAGTTTATAGGACTTGAGTTACCTTCACCTGAAAATCTTGTCGCAGAAGCAGGAGACGGAATAGTAAATCTTTCGTGGGATGAACCTGACTTTTCAGGAGCAGTAAACCTCTTAGGGTATCATACCTACCGTGATGGTACACTTATGACTATCGGTATAGTTGAAGGTAATGAATTCTCTGATACAGATGTTGTGAATGGAACAATATATACATATTATGTTACTGCCGTATATTTAGAAGGGGAGTCTGATCCATCTAATATTGTTGAAGCTTTACCATTTATACAAGAAATAGCTGCACCAAATCTTGAGATAGAAATTGCAGAAGGATATGTTTTTATTAACTGGCAAGCTATAGCAGGAGCAAACTCATACTATGTGTATTCATCTAATGATCCTTATGCTGATGAGTGGGAAGAAATAGCTATTGTTGAAGAACCCGGATATTCAGAAATAGCAGCAGAAGAGAAAAAGTTTTATTTGGTTATAGCGACTACAACAGCAATACGATTTTTAAGAGATAGTTTCCCTATTGATTCCCCCCATAGAGAGAGTAGATGA
- a CDS encoding DUF3326 domain-containing protein codes for MNIVMIVPTGIGCEIGGHCGDAAPAARLLGACCDNLILHPNVVNASDINEMPPNSLYVEGSQLDLFLEGKVFLQKVMSNRVLVVVNKADYQSINAVSAARTSLGIDAEILELNKPLRMIAQMKDGIATGEVENWQELVAQVKGYDFDALAIATPITIDRETLEHYFEHGGVNPVGGVEAVASKLIAEAIGKPVAHGPVDYALEGHKEVVDPRMAVEIITENFIHCILKGLHRAPRISKERGMSVKDVDVMVSPYGCFGRPHRACLAAGIPVIVVRENRSCLDIPEQEKFIYVENYLEAAGLIMCMKAGVQPSSIRRPIAPTKVKNLS; via the coding sequence ATGAATATAGTGATGATTGTGCCAACCGGTATAGGTTGTGAGATCGGTGGTCATTGTGGTGATGCTGCACCGGCAGCTCGTCTTTTGGGAGCATGTTGTGATAATCTTATTCTACACCCGAATGTCGTCAATGCTTCGGATATAAACGAAATGCCCCCCAACAGTCTTTATGTTGAAGGAAGCCAGCTTGATCTCTTTTTGGAGGGGAAGGTCTTTCTGCAAAAAGTTATGTCCAATCGGGTTTTAGTAGTAGTCAATAAAGCTGATTATCAGTCAATCAATGCTGTTTCCGCTGCTCGTACATCTCTGGGAATTGATGCAGAGATACTTGAACTAAATAAACCTCTTCGCATGATCGCCCAAATGAAAGATGGCATAGCTACCGGTGAAGTTGAAAACTGGCAGGAACTAGTAGCTCAGGTAAAAGGGTACGACTTTGATGCTCTGGCTATTGCAACTCCTATAACCATCGATAGAGAGACACTTGAACACTATTTCGAACATGGAGGTGTCAATCCTGTCGGTGGTGTTGAAGCGGTTGCTTCCAAACTAATAGCAGAGGCAATTGGCAAACCTGTCGCTCATGGTCCCGTTGACTATGCCTTAGAAGGGCACAAAGAGGTCGTAGATCCTCGCATGGCTGTCGAGATCATAACAGAAAACTTTATTCATTGTATCTTGAAAGGATTGCATAGAGCACCCAGAATAAGTAAAGAACGTGGTATGAGTGTTAAAGATGTAGATGTCATGGTTTCGCCCTACGGCTGCTTTGGACGACCTCATAGAGCTTGTTTGGCTGCCGGCATTCCGGTAATAGTGGTCAGAGAGAACAGAAGTTGTCTAGATATCCCTGAACAGGAAAAGTTTATCTATGTGGAAAACTATCTCGAGGCAGCAGGTCTGATCATGTGTATGAAAGCCGGCGTTCAACCCTCCTCGATCAGACGACCCATAGCACCAACAAAAGTAAAAAACCTATCATAG
- a CDS encoding 2Fe-2S iron-sulfur cluster binding domain-containing protein, translating into MLSLIINNVVIFAGIGGFLALLLVIADYFLANYGDCQIDINGKKKLTVKGGSSLLNSLAENNVFIPSACGGRGTCGLCKVKVKEGGGPLLPTERPYLDADELKNGVRLSCQVKVKEDIIISIPEALFSIRKFKGVVETIIDYTYDTKGLVIKLIEPAKIDFKAGQYIQLESKKYAKSKQVVSRAYSMANCPENNNVVELIIRRVPDGIMTTFVHDYLKKDDELYLTGPYGDFFIRDTDTDMIFVAGGSGMAPFKGIIEDLYKKESKQHIVYFFGARTTEDLFLVDEMKEYEKKMADFTFIPVISQPEKSPDWKGESGYIPPLLDKHIRDPKNTEGYLCGSPALIASTEKKMKELGIENVYYDSFG; encoded by the coding sequence ATGCTTAGCTTAATCATAAACAATGTCGTGATCTTTGCCGGTATCGGTGGTTTTCTTGCCTTACTCCTCGTCATAGCCGACTATTTTCTCGCTAATTACGGAGACTGCCAGATCGATATCAACGGCAAGAAAAAGCTAACCGTTAAAGGAGGAAGTTCCCTTTTGAACTCACTGGCAGAAAACAACGTCTTTATCCCCTCTGCCTGCGGTGGAAGAGGCACCTGTGGTCTTTGCAAAGTCAAGGTTAAAGAGGGTGGCGGACCGCTACTACCAACCGAACGTCCCTATCTGGATGCGGATGAATTAAAGAACGGAGTACGTCTATCCTGTCAGGTCAAAGTAAAAGAGGATATCATCATCTCTATTCCTGAAGCCCTCTTCTCGATCAGAAAATTCAAAGGGGTTGTAGAGACAATCATAGATTATACCTATGATACGAAAGGTCTTGTTATTAAATTAATTGAGCCGGCCAAGATAGATTTCAAAGCGGGACAGTATATTCAATTAGAATCAAAAAAATATGCCAAATCAAAACAGGTTGTCAGTCGTGCCTATTCTATGGCTAATTGTCCGGAAAACAACAATGTTGTTGAACTGATCATTCGCCGAGTTCCAGACGGGATAATGACTACTTTCGTACACGATTATTTAAAGAAAGATGATGAACTTTATTTAACCGGACCTTATGGAGATTTCTTTATTCGGGATACTGACACTGATATGATCTTCGTTGCCGGTGGTTCTGGTATGGCTCCTTTCAAGGGTATTATTGAAGATCTCTATAAAAAGGAAAGCAAGCAGCATATAGTTTACTTTTTTGGAGCTAGAACTACTGAAGACCTCTTCTTGGTGGATGAAATGAAAGAATATGAGAAGAAGATGGCGGATTTCACTTTTATTCCTGTTATTTCACAACCGGAAAAGAGTCCGGACTGGAAGGGAGAATCGGGATATATCCCTCCCCTGTTGGACAAACATATCAGAGATCCCAAAAATACTGAAGGTTATCTCTGCGGTAGCCCAGCACTCATTGCTTCCACAGAGAAGAAAATGAAAGAATTAGGTATCGAAAACGTCTATTACGACAGCTTCGGTTAA